GTAGCGCGTCCCCCTCTTCATTTCCTCCCGCACCTGAGCGGAGAGAGGCCATACCCCGCTGCCCAACtgctgcgacgacgcgccgctgccgcctctcaAAGTGCGGTCGGAGGATGCCGTGAAGGGGCCCCACAGCGACTGCACGTAGCTGATGAACGACATGATTGAAAAGGGCAACACAGGATCTGGGCCGGAGAGCCTCCTTTAAAAAGAGTACAGACATGAAGCGGGAAGGTCAGcaaggcgaaggagaagcaagggcgaaagaaaaggaagcagACAACACGCTGCAGGGCACAAGCGccacgcgaaaaaaaaaaaggaacggCGTGGCAGTGCACCTATCaaggaagaaagaaaaacaagcaaCGAGAAGGCAACAACGAGCACAGGGGTATGCAATAATGGGGCGttatgtgtgtctgtttgTGTCAGCGAGGAAAAGGGAGACGCGAGGGTGGGCGTTCAAGCGTCGCTTTCGTCATGCGGTGCAGCTGTTCGGGTGGACAGGCATGCGCTTGATagctgccgcctctctctctggtaGTCGGTAACTATCGATTTCCTTTGTTGAGGAAGTCACGGCCAGCTCATCAGCGTGGAAGCCGGTGTACGCAGAGTTCGGCCAGTACCACAAgcgtgtggggtgggggtgtgCGCCGGTGCGTGAGGACCCAGGGAAGCTCTGCGAATAGGTCAACCGAGGTGCACAGCAGTGGATGGTCTAGCACGTCCGTTCAGTTCGTCGCGCAGAACACGGGCCAGGCCACGCTGAAGTGtcgacaaaaaaaaaaaaacatgagagagggagagagccgagggcgaagaggagaGCAGACGTGCTGAGGTGAGAACCAGTAGCAACTATATGAGCTGACGTGAGGGGAAATGGAGGACAAGCTGCACCaatacgcacgcacataggCGCGACGCATTCAATGGTCGCTGCATTCTTCATCTAGTAGAAAGCGACTCAGGCAACGGAAGAGTGCAGTGGCACTACAAGAAGTGCATCCGGTCTCAGAGTAACTGTAGAGTGTTTGCTCGAAACTGGGGGCAACAGCACAGAACGATGTCGATGACAGCCTTTCCTGTCAAAGTCCCTCTACCATCGTCCCTCCGCTCACCCATCGTGGCTAGGGTAAGGGACACCTTCCGAGTCCTATATatgtgctcgtgtgtgcgtgtgtgtgtattctCTCTTCGTGTTGAGATGAAGGCGTTAAGGCACGCTTGagtcggcgtcggcgcacacacatactcGCCTGCACACATGCAGCTTCGCGCAAGAAACTGGatcgcttttttttgtttgggGGAGAGGACGGCATGCCGTCACCTCTTTGCGGGCGCACCAACAGACACCGAGGCTACACAACAGACAGAGGAACAAAACGAACGCAAAAGCTGCAGCGAGAGGGACACGAAAGACTGAACACGGAGAGGGCAGAAGGCGCAGTCATCGCACCCGCTGTTCTTTCTCCGTCTCGTTCTTTTGCTGGTTAGCAGAGAAGCAGTAGAGAAAATTGCTCACACATGGACGCAGGCATGCGCACCTACGATCGTCCAcacgagggaggaggaaaaaaaggtgggcagcggtggaaaaagaggggggggggacagagagacaaaaaaaaacagcaaagCCTGGTAAGCACGTCACAAAGAAAATCGAAAATGGAAGAGAAGCAGTATTAGCCACTGCGagcctacacacacacagaaagacaAACACGCATAAAGAGGAGACGCAGAGCGGGGTAAGGGCAAGTGAGAAAGATGAAACCCAGCGCAGCCAGCCacagaaagacagagagggcCATATTTACAAAAAAAGGTGTGAAACAAAGGACGGCGGCGtacgacacacacagacacacgcatatGCAGACGCgcgataaaaaaaaaggaaaggatgGCAACGACCGcaacaagaaaagaaggaaagagaaggagggtcAATAGGGGGACGGCGGAGTGCAGCGGGGTCAGTAAGCACGGCAGAAGTAGCCTCCAGCAACGGGAGGTAGGAAAAAAAACGGTAAGCAGATAAATAAGAAGTGTGGCAGGCGGGAGGCTTGGAGAAGCAGGAGTTAGGGATCTGAGTCGGCAGGTCATGAGAGCAGCACACGTCATTCTCTCTCCTACGCTGGTGTACAAAGTCGAGAACTATGCAGCATGACGACTCCTCCACCGGATGCCAGCGTCCCCACGATATCTCGGCGATGCTCTCTAAAGTTACAGTCTTCGTACTAATGACTGATTGAGAATACtattcccccccccccctgctctGGTCTTTTGTGATGGAGATGGCGAGCATGCCCGTAGAACTTggtgggcgtgtgcgggcGGACGTATTCTACTCGTTTGCTTGCTGTGCATCCGACAGACACGTTGAGCAACACAAGAGCCATAAAAGGCCTTTGCCGTTCCCTTCACATCCGTAGTTGCCCATCCTATAACCTCTAACATGAAGCAGCTCTGTGGAAGCGTACGTTCGTTTGCATAGTGCGGAGGTCGCAAGCTTCCGGTAACTTCTGGTATTCGCGAATATGGCACAGAGAAAGCTCACCGGGATGCGTGCTTGGGGATGTGATGATCAGCCGCTACCGCATGCAGCCGTATGCATTAATCCCCTATGATGCgcacgaaaacaaaaacaaaatgCGTAAATGTGCCAGTTGTGGAACAAGACATCATTCTCCGTCCGTCCGCCTTCCTTGCCTGAGTACGGAATCCACCGGAGCGCGCGCTCACCTTCGTGGCTTTGCGTTCTCACTTATCCACCCCGTCACAAAGAGGGTGGGAGTGGCAACAACGTCTACAGAAAGAGGGAGATGCCGCTATGCAgtaacaaaaaaaaaaaaaacattttTCCTTTCCCACGCGCCCTTTCACCACGAGCCCGCCCACAAAGATGTACACGGGTACACGACTACAGTTCACCTgccttctgctgcgccacggctgcaTCCTCGTTGTGTAGGGCGAGCCGTCCCTGCTGCCGAGTCGGGCCATGCACCTTGCGGGCACTTCGTGCCcgtcctcgtcccttctttCACGTACGTGCTGCGTGATCGGCGCCAGACGGGCCCGGGCCCACTGCGCGCATTGACCCACGTGGGCCGCGTGCGCAGTCCGGCTcgagggtggtggcggtgggcaTCTGTCGTGCGTGGAGCAGCGGGGTGGTGGTCCGNNNNNNNNNNNNNNNNNNNNNNNNNNNNNNNNNNNNNNNNNNNNNNNNNNNNNNNNNNNNNNNNNNNNNNNNNNNNNNNNNNNNNNNNNNNNNNNNNNNNNNNNNNNNNNNNNNNNNNNNNNNNNNNNNNNNNNNNNNNNNNNNNNNNNNNNNNNNNNNNNNNNNNNNNNNNNNNNNNNNNNNNNNNNNNNNNNNNNNNNNNNNNNNNNNNNNNNNNNNNNNNNNNNNNNNNNNNNNNNNNNNNNNNNNNNNNNNNNNNNNNNNNNNNNNNNNNNNNNNNNNNNNNNNNNNNNNNNNNNNNNNNNNNNNNNNNNNNNNNNNNNNNNNNNNNNNNNNNNNNNNNNNNNNNNNNNNNNNNNNNNNNNNNNNNNNNNNNNNNNNNNNNNNNNNNNNNNNNNNNNNNNNNNNNNNNNNNNNNNNNNNNNNNNNNNNNNNNNNNNNNNNNNNNNNNNNNNNNNNNNNNNNNNNNNNNNNNNNNNNNNNNNNCGCCGCCATGAGTCTGTGGCAGCAGGGGCATTCCACCCTCTCCTGAGTCCGCACGCCTCTGACAGGCGCGGGCGTGTCAAGCGGAAGGGGCCCGCGCAGAGACGTGTGCCAGCGCACAAAAGGGCCCATAGCGTGCCAGCCTGTAGAGGGGCATAGGGGTGCAGCGATGGACACCCGACGGAGGAGCCACATGCGGTGCGAGGGAGATGTGCGTACTCTGGTCGCTGCGTGCAAGACCATGGCGTGAAATGAGGTGTGCTCTGAGCCTCGAGCTGTCGTCAAATCGCGCGTAGCACACCCGGCGCAACGCCCGGTCGGACGCCCTCATAGCAAACGGCaggtgaggggggagggctcTGTCAACGGGAAAAAGGGCGGAGGGGGGCTCTAAAGAGAACGAAATCCCCCCACACAAAAAAATTACATGTATACAAAGCAGAGTCGTACACCAAAAGGTCGAAGCccaaagcaaaacaaaaaacaacGAGCAGGCAgtgaggcagcggcacaaaACACAGCAGTCGGTGACCTGAAAGACATGGAGCAGAGacgggtggcgcagcgcgctAAAGAAAGCAGTCGCAGCACCGAAAAAGGCAACGCACGTACAACCAGCAAACctgcgtggaggaggggggacaTGGCAGGCCTTCTGTCCGGCATGCACGCCCACGCGAATAAACGCCGCGCGCTTGTCTGAACCTCTGATTCGGATAAAACGGAATCGAATGAGTTGGGAAAGAGTGAAGCAGAGGCAACGAaaggcagccgcagcagcaggtagTCTAGCAGAGGGAGCACTTGAACTGCTTTTTCTTGTGATGTCCCTGCCCGTGCTGCTCCTTAAGCGTCACACTGTTTTTCGCGCTAGACAACGCCTTCTTTTCGTTCCTGCCCCCGTTCTTTGACTTGACCGATTTCCTGAAAGCGTGCTTTATGACATCGCCGCTCAAACTCGAATTCCCGGCAGCTCGTGGAGATGAGGACGTGGCCGCCGCGTTAGGCGCTCGTGCGGCAGGcacaccagcgccaccatgCTGTTCATCCGAGGTCGTCGAAGACGCTACCGCTGCGGGCGTCCCTGCCGTCGGTTCCTTTCCGTCATCTAAGCGATTACCTTTCGGCATGTCTTCGACTTGCTCCTCATCCTGCGCCGAGTTTTCgacgcactgctgcgccgtgaACTCGAACAGCTGCGTTACATTAAAGTCATCCTTAGTGGACACGCGGAAAAGCGGCACCCCGAGCTGGTTGGCTagcttctccgcctccgtaTTCGTAATGACGGCCTCGTGAGAGAGGTCGAACTTTGTCTGGCACAAGACCATCGTAATAGGGCCACAGACGGACTCGACCCGCTGCTTCCACCCCGCGATGTTCATGAAGCTGTCGCGATCGACGGTGCTAAACGTCAGgatggcggcaccggcgccgcggtaGTAGGCTTGCGTGAGCGCGTTAAACACTTCCTGTCCTGCGGTGTCCCAAAGCATGAGCTTCACCGTCGTGTTGGAGGACCGCAGGAACACATCCTTTTCCATAAATTCGGCGCCGATGGTCTTGCGGTACTGCTCGACAAAGTCGCCCCTCAcaaagcggcgcagcatACACGTCTTGCCAACATTGCCATCGCCCACCACGATGACCTTGATGCACTCCTCTTCGTCGCACAGCATGGCTCTCTTGTCGCGCTGATGCCTCTAAGTTCTACtaatacaaaaaaaaacgaaacgGGGAGTAGGGCAGTGCTGATGAAGCTTGGAAAGCTGGATCGGTTgagcagcacggcagagaagcacacgtggcagctgcagaaggggggaaggagggagggagggagggaggaagagagaaagctCGGCACCTTTCTCTTGGTGAGTGGATGAGGTGTCTCTCTAGTTGTGGATTGGCGCACCTGGGCACACGCGGGGGCACGCAAAGATGATAGGATGAGGGTTGCTACAGCGCAAATCACATTcaaaaataataataataatagaGTGACGAAAGAAGTGAACTGGAGGGATAGCCCTGCCGTCAAAACAGGCGCCTACTAGCTATCGAGTCACTGGGTCCTTATCGCACACACGAAGAGCGTATGCTcgcgtgcgtatgtgcgtgtatggAGACGTGTGTTGGAGCTAGACaagggggaaggaaggagggctCGGCAGTCAATGTACCGATTTCACCCGCTCCGATGCAATGCGCAGGACGAATAAGCTACAGGTGTCTCTCCTTCGTGATAAagagcagcggtggcggcagcacggcTGCAGGCTGGTGACCCAGAGCGACCCCGGAATCCACGCCCCCAaagaacgaaaaacaaacaaaacagGAGGGACGATACTTtgccgtgtgcgcgcccCCGTCTCAgggcttctcttcctctgaGAAGAGTGACAACAGAAAAGCACTGCCAGAACAACGGAACCGAGAGGAGTGCAAAGAGGTGGCCCACACACATCGAAGTGAAGTCGAGGGCGGAGAAGTACTTTCCCCCATGCACGTGGCTCGAGCAAGCCGCCGTCACCTCTCCTCCTGACCTGTTTGGCTCAGCTCCAGGTATGCTACCTGAAGAcgagctgccgccgatgTTTCAACAATTTCAGCTAACGAGGAAAAGCGGCGCCGAGTCAGAAGATGCACGGAttcgctgcggcggtgcctccAGCGCGGTCCACACAAAGAGCGAGAAATcgacaaaaacaaaaaaaaagcagccgcagttcgcaaaaaaaaaagctgtGATACGGCAATGCGTGCCGTTTGTGCAACTCAGACGCCACCCACAATGAACGACGAGACCACCTCCACTTCTAGGCAGCGCTCCGTAGCACACGTCTGGCGAGTCTGAAACAGCAGCGCCCCAGCACGCCAAAACAAGACACTAGAGCTAAGAAGGTGAACGTGTGAGCTTCACATCAAACGAAATGTACCTCTTAAGGCATCGCACCCTCAGCCGTACCCCCCCGGGAGGCggcaagagaagagaagagggagagggagagcgggtGAAGGAGTGCGACAAAACGCATTGGTATGCTAACGTGTAGGATGCGGCTAAGCAGGAACCGTTACTAGCCCGCACGGTACAAGCATCGTCGCAACACGTGACAATCCAGAGATGGCCAgctgtggtgcagcagcaaaAAATGACGACGAAAGCAGCGGCTCGCAGTTTCTGGGGCAACAATATCGGTTGCAAGTACGTACGCAGAATAGGCTGTCGGAAGACAACACCGCGCTCGGttgtgttttgttttttcgttgttgtgggcgagggggggggcgttaCGCTTGAGGTGAATGAGCTTATAGATGTCGTGCTCGCCCTACAAGCGCACGCCAGCCAACGCAACAGCTAGACAGCGAGGATTCAGCTTGCCCGTGTGCATGGTAGCGCGACCTGGTCCGGAAGCAGTGGCAGTCAGGTAGTCATGCTCTCGGCGTGACGTCGGTAGGTACTGCGACCACTGCCGCCATTGCGCATGCGCCACCGTGTGCATGCAGAGACAGGAGATGAGAAGATACGGATCTGCTCCTCAACAATTTCCGAgcccaaaaaaaaagaagggaaaacaggagtgcgcgtgcgcagaaAACACACCGTGCGaaaagaagcgaaaagaCCACATAGAGGGAAAAAAACGGAAGCGCAAGAGAAGCCGCACGCGTCAGCATCTGCGGTCGGGGGAGCATGCGATGAAGAGGTGcaagcagcacagcgccgcgcaaAGGCAGCACGACACGCCAGGGAACTGGTCGCGTGTCTACAGAACAGAGGAGAGCCGCGAGCACcattcagcagcagctcgtcgagcttgggggcggggaggaaggagacactgggcgacggtgccgatcGTGTAGGCGGGAAAGCCTGCCCAGTAGCCGGCATCCCAGTGAATGCCCTTTAGGCACCCGAGGTCGTCGCGCCCAAGCGTCTCCAGGCCCATGTACTCCTTCATCTTTTCATCCCACACCCGCGGCAcgttcgccgcctccaggCGCCCCTCGATCAGGTTGCGCTCGATCTCGTAGCGCAGGATCacgtggagagagagagagtaaCCCACCTCGTCTGCGAGCTTCCGGATGCAGCTC
This genomic stretch from Leishmania donovani BPK282A1 complete genome, chromosome 36 harbors:
- a CDS encoding small G-protein, putative yields the protein MLCDEEECIKVIVVGDGNVGKTCMLRRFVRGDFVEQYRKTIGAEFMEKDVFLRSSNTTVKLMLWDTAGQEVFNALTQAYYRGAGAAILTFSTVDRDSFMNIAGWKQRVESVCGPITMVLCQTKFDLSHEAVITNTEAEKLANQLGVPLFRVSTKDDFNVTQLFEFTAQQCVENSAQDEEQVEDMPKGNRLDDGKEPTAGTPAAVASSTTSDEQHGGAGVPAARAPNAAATSSSPRAAGNSSLSGDVIKHAFRKSVKSKNGGRNEKKALSSAKNSVTLKEQHGQGHHKKKQFKCSLC